GCAGCAGCGCCTCCACCTCGGGCCACACGACCGGGCCTCCGGCGGAGAAGGCGTACGCGGTCGAACCGGTCGGTGTGGCGCAGATCACCCCGTCGCATCCCCAGCGTGACAGCGGGCGCCCGTCGATCTCGGCGACCACCTCGAGCATCCGCTCGCTCTTCTCGACGGTGACCTCGTTCAGCGCCCAGCTGTCGGCCAGCAGCTTGCCGTTGAGGCGGGCGGTGACCTCGATGGTCATCCGCTCCTCGACGTCGTAGCGGCCGTCCACCACACTGTCGACCGCCTCCGCCAGGTCCTCCACCTCGGCCTCGGCCAGGAAACCCACGTGACCGAGGTTGACCCCCAGCAGCGGCACCCCCGCCGGGCGGGCGAGCTCGGCCGCCCGCAGGAGGCTGCCGTCGCCGCCGAGCACGATCATCATCTCGGCGGCGTCGACCGCCGCCGAACCCGCGGGTACCACGTCGGTGCCCGCGCAGGCGATCTCGTCGGCCTCGGCATTGAGGACTCGCACGATCAACCCGGCGTCCACGAACCGCTGGATCACCATCCGGGCGCTGTCGACGGCCGCCGCCCGCCCGGTGTGCGCGGTGACCAGCACGGTGCGCTTGGCAGTCATCGACTCTCCTTGAGCGTGGAGACCCTCGCCCCGAGGCGAGGGAGGAAACGCGGCGCGGCGCCGCGCGATTCGGTACCGCGCCCGGCGGCGATGACCGTGCCGCCACGAATGTGACCGGCAGTGTCCTCGCCGACGGGTCGGCGGAGAGGTGAAACGCCTGTGGATCTGGTGCAGGACCTCAAGGGATTTCTCCTGGCGGGCGACCGGTGGTGAATCAGGACTCTCACGGATGATCGTCGAAATCCCCTCCGTTCGGGGAGGGGAGGATGTCAAGTCTCCACTTTCTCGGGTCTAACGGGGGACTCGGGTCACCGGGGGACGGATGGCCGGGAACTCGGGCGCCCCGGAGCCGGGCGACCGGGTGGTCCTGGAGCTTAGGTGGTCCGGGGGCTTAGGTGATCAGGTGATCCGGGGCCAGGAGGCTCGGATGGCCGGGGGCCGGGTGATCCCATCTATTGAGGGCCTTCCGCCACCGCTCGCTCGATCTCCGCGTCAAGATCGGAGACCGGCGGAGCGCCCTCTCCCTTGCCCAGCCAGATGACGTACTCGACGTTGCCGGACGGACCCGGCAGCGGGCTCGCGGTGACCCCTCGCACGGTCAGGCCGAGCGTCCGCGCGGCCTCGGCCACGTCCCGTACGGCCCCGGCGCGGAGTTCCGGGTCGCGGACGACCCCGCCCGCTCCGACCCGCTCCCTGCCGACCTCGAACTGGGGTTTGACCAGCATCGCGAAGTCGGCCCGCCCTGCGGCGCACAGGGCCAGGGCCGGCAGCACCAGGCGCAGGGAGATGAAGGAGAGGTCACCGACGATCAGCGTGGGCGCCTCGCCGACCATGTCGGGTTTCAGATCCCTGACGTTGACCCGCTCCATGACCGTGACCCTGTCGTCGGTCCGCAGCGACCACGCGAGCTGGCCGTACCCGACGTCGACGGCCAGGACGTGGGCCGCTCCGGCGCGCAGCAGCACGTCGGTGAAGCCCCCGGTCGAGGCCCCCGCGTCCAGGCAGCGACGTCCCTCGACGGTGAGGCCGAGGGGGCCGAAGGCCTCCAGCGCGCCGAGGAGCTTGTGCGCGCCCCGCGAGACGTAGTCGGGCCCCTCCGCCGCCTCCGCGACCACGATCGCCGAGGCCGTGTCGACCTGGGTCGCGGGCTTGGCGGCCATCTGGCCGCCGACGCTGACCCGGCCGGCCTCGATGAGCTGGGCCGCCTGTTCCCGGGACCGCGCCAGTTTCCGGCGGACGAGTTCGCTGTCGAGGCGTGTTCGCCGGCTCACGGGCGCCGGTCCCGGGTGCCGTCCGCCGAGGCGTGCCCCTGCCCCGGGAGACCGTATGCGGATCCCTGCCCGGGGAGACCGTGTGCCGAGGCTGGTCCCTGCCCCTGAACACCGTTCGGTGAGACTGTTTCCCGCTCTGAGACACCGTGCGCCGGGGCGATGACCCGCCCCGAGGCACCGTCCGGCGAGACGGTCGCCCGTCCCGGAGTGTCATCGGCCGCGCCGGATTCCCGCCCCGAGGTGCCGTTCACCGCGGCGAGCGCCTGTTCCAGTCCGGTGAACACCTCCTCGAAGACGTCCGCGTGCGCGGAGACGGGCAGGGCGCCGAGACGGGTGAGCCCGCCCAGCGCGGCATCCGCGCGCTCGTCGCCCGTCTCCTCCAGCAGATCCGTCATGCGCCCCCTCCGGAACCGCTCCTGGCCGCCTCGGCCGTCATGGCCGTCTCCGCGGCCCTTGCCGCCGTACGAACACGGCTTCCGCCGTACGAACACGACGCTCGTCGGCGCCGCGTCGGTGAATTCCCCGACCGTATCGGAACCCGCGCCCCTCGTCGCCTTGGCGGGCTTCCCCGCCTTTACGGCTCTCCCGTGCCCGTACTCGCGGACTTCCCGCTTCCGTGGCCTTTCCGGGGCCACACCACGAACCCGGCCGCCACCGTCCCTTCCGCCACCGACCAGCACAGGCCAATCCGACGCGGGCCGGTCCAGCACGGGCGAGGATGGAAAGGGTTCTTCAAAGATGGGTAAACCGCGAACTATCACGGGGACCTCGCTCGTTGTCATTCCATTAAGGTCGGCGACCGCCAACACACAGCCCCGCAATGTTTCGGACGCCATGGCAGAAGCCTCTTTCTCCGGCACACCCCCGCGCCGGATTGCATGCCGTACCCATGTGGAACGCTACCGTCCGTACCTGAAAGGGATTCGGATCGGTCAGGGAGAGAAGGGAGCGCCACGCGATGGCGACCGTCGACGAGTGCCGGGTGGCACTGCGCAAACTCGGCGAGCAGTTCGACGAGGTTGACCAGGAGAGCCGCGCCAAGCACGTGGTCGAGCGCAGCATCAGCTGCCATGTCAAGGATCTCGGCGTCACCTTTTACGGCCACATCCACCACGGCGGCCTCGGCCCCTTCGAGGATCTGTCCCCGGACGACGGCAGGCAGGCCGAGGTGAAACTGACCATCGGCAGCGACGACCTCGTCTCGCTGGTCAACGGGGACCTCGACATGGGACGGGCCGTTTTCGGCGGCCGGGTCAAGGTCGACGCCAGTTTCGGCGACCTTCTCCGTCTGCGCAAGCTCCTTTGAGGATCCCGCCCGAGGGCGGGATCACGCGGGCGGAGGGGCCCGGAGGCCAACGTCCGGCTCGGCATCAGGTGGGGTCACGTGAGATCACATGGAGTCACGTGGCAGAGGCGCGGGGGTTGAGGCCGCCGTCTCAGCCGGAGCGCGAGGTTCGCGGCGGGAGTGCGGAGTCGAGCGCCGCCTTCACCGCGTCCTCGTCCGCCTGGCCCTCGCCTGCGGCCTCCCAGGTCGCGGCGGAAGCGGCGCGGAGCCCGTCGAGCGGCTCACCTCCGCCTTCGAGGGTGAGGGCGCCCTCCTCCCAGCGGGCCGTCCACCCCTCGCAGGTCCATCCGTCCCCGATCCGCCGTACCTCGGGATAGGGCCGGTGCAGGTCGGACAGATCAGCGGCGATGTAGGTGGGCCGGTGCCGGGGGGCGGCGGTCAGCACGTCGAGCGGGCTCGCCACCCCGGTCAGGACCAGCAGGCTGTCCACCCCCGCGTTGGTCGCCCCCTCGATGTCGGTGTCGAGCCTGTCGCCGACCACCAGGGGCCGCTGCGATCCGGTACGGAGCATCGACTCGCGGTGCAGGGGCGGCTCGGGCTTTCCCGCGACGATCGGCTCCACCCCGGTCGCCGTGGCGATGACCCTGATCATCGCGCCGTTGCCGGGAAGCTCGCCCCTGCCTGTCGGCATGGTCGAGTCGGCGTTCGCGGCGACGAAGAGGGCTCCCCCTCTCACTGCGAGTGTCCCCTCGGCCAGCAGGCCGTAGGAGAGATCGGGGGCGATGCCCTGGACGACCGCGACCGGGGCGTCCAGGGCGGTGCTGACCGGGCGCAGTCCGTGGGCGCGCAGTGCGGAGCGCAGCCCCATCCCGCCGACCACCAGCACCGCGGCACCCGGTTCGACCCGCTCGGCCACGACCCGCGCGGCGGCCTGGGCGGAGGTCACGACGTCCTCGGAGACCGCGGGGGCGCCCAGCGCACGCAGGTGCTGGGCGATGGCGGCGGGGGTGCGTGAGGCGTTGTTGGTGACGTAGGCGAGGCGCACACCACGCTCCGCCGCCCGGCGCAGGGACTCCGGAGCCGCCGGTACGGCGTTGCGTCCGAGATACACCACCCCGTCGAGGTCAAGGAGAAGAGTGTCATACGGGTCGATCAGCGTATTCGTGTCCACCGGCCCATTTCATCACCCACGTTCCATCACCCGCACCGATCCCATGCCACGAAGCCGCGTGGATCACATCCGGCGAACCCCCACAGATCACACCTGACGAGCGCCCACGGGCCACACCGGCAGGCCGGTATGAATCCCACCCCGCAGGCGCACGGGATCCGGCGGACTCGCGCGGCCCCCTGCGGGCGCACGGGATCACACCGGCGGACTCGCACGAATCACACCCCGCAGGCGTACGGATCCGGCGGACTCACACGAATCACACCCCGCAGGCGCACGCGATCACACCGGCGGACTCACACCCCGCGGGCATACGGGATCACACCGGCAGGTCGGTACGGATCGATCACATCCTGCGCGCGCGCAACGTGGCGCGAACGCTTTTCAGCGCGGAAACGTAGTGCCGCAGGTCCGGCCGCATCGCGACGGCGATGGCCAGCGGTTCCTGAGCCCCCTCCATGTCCCCGGTACGCCACAGGGCGAGCCCGAGGCCGAAATACGCGTAGTCCTCAGCCGGATTGGCGTCGATGATCCAGCGAAAACTGTCGACGGCGTCGGCGTACTGCCGGGAGTTGAACTGCGCTCGGGCGAGGGCCTCCCGGATGCTCCTCGACTCCGGCTCCGCGTCGGCCGCCCGCTCCAGCAGCGCGGCGGCCGCCGCCGGACTGCCCTCGGCCAGCAGCCTCATCCCTCGTTGAAACCATTCGTAGACGTCCCCGACCGGAGCGCCCGTCTCGGGGCTGGGGGAATCAGACGGACCGCCACGTCCTTGGACCATTGTGTGAGGCCTCCTTCATCGACAGACGACAGATCTGGCCGATTCCCTGACGGACCGGGCACCACCGCAGACTCGAAGCGGCCCCCGGCCGTTTCAGGCCTTTATGGCAGCATGCCCTCTATGGCGAATCCTGAACTGCCGATACCCGGCGGGCTGGTGCTGCGCCCGTTCCGCGGCGTACGGTTCACGGTCGACGATCTGGCCGGGGTCACCTCACCGCCTTACGACCTCATCGACGAGGCCGGCGTGCGAAAGCTGCTCGACACCCACCCCAACAACGTGGTGCGTTTGATCCTTCCCGGCACCGACCGCCACAGATACGCCGAGGCGCGGGAGACGCTTCACCAATGGCTCTCCTCCGGGGTGCTGGCCGCCGACGAGACACCCGCGGTCTACGTCTACGAGCAGTCGGGTCCCGGGGTCCTGCAGCGCGGGATCATCGGCGACGTGGGCCTGGCCGACCCGGAGCTGCAGATCGTCCTGCCGCACGAGAACGTGATGCCCGGACCGGTCGCCGACCGGCTGGCGCTGATGCGCACCACGGAAGCCAACCTGGAACCCATCTTCCTGCTCTACGACGGCGCGGGCGGCGCCACCACCCACCTCGTCGACCGCATCGCCGCGTCCCGGCCCCCGCTGGCGGAGGCGGAGACCGGAGACGGTGTCAGGCACCGGCTGTGGGCCGTCACCGACACCGGGGAGCTTGCCTCCATCGACGCCGACCTCCGCCCCCGCCAGGCTCTCATCGCCGACGGGCACCACCGCTACGCCACCTACCTCGCGCTCCAGCGGGAACACCGTGCCTCCACCACGAGTGATGCCGCGACAGTCATGCCCGTAGAGCCCGTGACAGCC
This region of Streptosporangium sp. NBC_01495 genomic DNA includes:
- a CDS encoding tetratricopeptide repeat protein, producing MVQGRGGPSDSPSPETGAPVGDVYEWFQRGMRLLAEGSPAAAAALLERAADAEPESRSIREALARAQFNSRQYADAVDSFRWIIDANPAEDYAYFGLGLALWRTGDMEGAQEPLAIAVAMRPDLRHYVSALKSVRATLRARRM
- a CDS encoding HAD-IIA family hydrolase; the encoded protein is MDTNTLIDPYDTLLLDLDGVVYLGRNAVPAAPESLRRAAERGVRLAYVTNNASRTPAAIAQHLRALGAPAVSEDVVTSAQAAARVVAERVEPGAAVLVVGGMGLRSALRAHGLRPVSTALDAPVAVVQGIAPDLSYGLLAEGTLAVRGGALFVAANADSTMPTGRGELPGNGAMIRVIATATGVEPIVAGKPEPPLHRESMLRTGSQRPLVVGDRLDTDIEGATNAGVDSLLVLTGVASPLDVLTAAPRHRPTYIAADLSDLHRPYPEVRRIGDGWTCEGWTARWEEGALTLEGGGEPLDGLRAASAATWEAAGEGQADEDAVKAALDSALPPRTSRSG
- a CDS encoding TlyA family RNA methyltransferase, which gives rise to MSRRTRLDSELVRRKLARSREQAAQLIEAGRVSVGGQMAAKPATQVDTASAIVVAEAAEGPDYVSRGAHKLLGALEAFGPLGLTVEGRRCLDAGASTGGFTDVLLRAGAAHVLAVDVGYGQLAWSLRTDDRVTVMERVNVRDLKPDMVGEAPTLIVGDLSFISLRLVLPALALCAAGRADFAMLVKPQFEVGRERVGAGGVVRDPELRAGAVRDVAEAARTLGLTVRGVTASPLPGPSGNVEYVIWLGKGEGAPPVSDLDAEIERAVAEGPQ
- a CDS encoding SCP2 sterol-binding domain-containing protein, with amino-acid sequence MATVDECRVALRKLGEQFDEVDQESRAKHVVERSISCHVKDLGVTFYGHIHHGGLGPFEDLSPDDGRQAEVKLTIGSDDLVSLVNGDLDMGRAVFGGRVKVDASFGDLLRLRKLL
- a CDS encoding NAD kinase codes for the protein MTAKRTVLVTAHTGRAAAVDSARMVIQRFVDAGLIVRVLNAEADEIACAGTDVVPAGSAAVDAAEMMIVLGGDGSLLRAAELARPAGVPLLGVNLGHVGFLAEAEVEDLAEAVDSVVDGRYDVEERMTIEVTARLNGKLLADSWALNEVTVEKSERMLEVVAEIDGRPLSRWGCDGVICATPTGSTAYAFSAGGPVVWPEVEALLLVPISAHALFARPLVVSPRSKLALEVQTETAGAVLWCDGRRRFDLPAGARVELRRAELPVRLARLHGLEDTGAPFTDRLVAKFDLPVQGWRGRVRP